The window TGTGCATGCAGACGGAGTACTGGGGACGCCCACAGCCAACAGGCTTGCTGAGGAGGCCAAGCACGACAGAGGCAGGGAGAGCAGAGAACAGCTGCCAGCGGCCAAGGAGAAGAGAGGGTTCTGCAAGCGCACTCTGTAACTAAAAATGCAACCAAGATACCCCAAAGGCTCAATATTGACAAGCTAATCAGAGAAACTGGCTTCATTGAGAAGGGCGAGAAAGGATAGGAGTATATCACTCCCCACTGTCACTGCTTAAGGCCCTGGGAGGTCACCATGTGCCATGCCCTATTCCAAGCACGTCACACCCctaacgctttttttttttttttttttttttttttttgagacggagtctcgctctgtcgcccaggctggagtgcagtggcgggatctcggctcactgcaagctccgcctcccgggttcacgccattctcctgcctcagcctcccaagtagctgggactacaggcgcccgccactacgcccggctaattttttgtatttttagtagagacggggtttcaccgttttagccgggatggtctcgatctcctgacctcgtgatccgcccgcctcggcctcccaaagtgctgggattacaggcgtgagccaccgcgcccggccaccccTAACGCTTTTAATTGTTACCTTCCCATCCAAGTGGACTGCCCTCTGCTCACAGGTGTGGAGCTGGGCACCAAGAAGGTCAATCGAATCATACAGTACAGCAGTTGAAGAGAACCAGAACTCAAGACTCAAGAGAGTATGGCCTAGCCAACAAAGGCTGGGGACatctggggctgaggcaggccacGCTCACCTTTTGTCCAAGAACACCAGAGCGGTAATGCCTGAGGAGACCTCCTCGCTGCTGCAGCACAGCACCCCTTCAATGGCGTCCCACACCTACGAGTCCAGAGGCTGTGAGCACCTGCCAGCCAGAAAGGCCCACAATCCCCGGGGCGGACAGCCGCTCTGCCCACCTTTAGCCCCTCTGCCCACCTCCAGCCGGCCGCTGCTCCGCCCCACCACGATGAGGTTGCCCTGCAGCTCCAAGCTCCAGATGGAACCCTCGGCACTGGGGGCCCAGGCGAGGGAAGGGGAGCCTTTCTCGGGGGAGCCACCCTCGTCCTCAGGGGCCTGGGACAGCACCGGCCCAGGCGAGGGTGGGCGCAGGGCTGGTGTGCAGACGGCCGCCAGCCCCTCCTCCTGGTACACCCGCTGCACCAGGCAGCTGAAGTCATAGCCTGGGGAGTCCCGAGAGCGGCCACAGACCGCCCGGTGCCGGGGCTCGGGCTGAGTGGGCTGTGAGGACCGAGGCTGCGCTGAAAAGTTGGTGTCAATTAAGCAGGTGAGGTCAGGCTGGTCCCCGAAGAGGGAAGGCGGCGGAGGGCCCCGGGGGCGGTGTCTCAGGGGAGGGCTGTCCCCAGGCTCCTCTGGACCAGCCTTCCCACCATCTGAAAGTCGTTCCCAGCTCTCCTGAGCCTCAAGCCCGCTGCCCACGCCACTGTCCCGGCGCTGCCTGCTGGGGGCCAGGAGGGCGGAGTGAGAGGGGGCACGGGGGAGGGGGGTGAGAGGGGGCGGGGGACGGGGGTGAGAGGGGGCGTGGGAGTGAGAAGGGGCAAGGgaaaagggggtggggggagagggtggtgcggggtggggagaggggggtacggggtggtgggagggggtgcgggggtggggggagagggggcCTGGAGGGGTTGGGGGATACCtcggaggaagaaaggaggggagaTACGTGGCGgcggggggtggggtgaggggggttGTGGGGGCACAAAGGAGGAAAGGGCAGCCGCACCTACCCTGGGCGCGGAATGCGCGTTAGGCAATCCCCGGTCTGCGCGTCCCACACGCAGACGTGGCCTGCCAGGCAGCAGCTCACCAGCAGCATGCCGTCGCTGGCCAGGCACTCGATGTCCTGCAGAAGCCCGGTGTTGGTATGGGCCAGGCTCCGGCCCTCCCCTACCCGGCCACTGTGCCCCTGCTCACCATGAGGTGGCCGCGCAGCACAAGCGGCACGATCTCCGTCTCGGGTGGCGCATAGCCGTAGTCGTCGCAGGGCAGCTCCCCGCGCCTCCGCCGCCCGGGCCCACCACCCAGCTGCCCGTAGTTGCGCGGGCATAGCACGCGGTagaggcagagcagcagcagcaccaagACGATGCCGGTGGCCAGGCCCAGCGCCGCCACCCTGCACGGGAGGGCGGACTGCTGTGAGACACACCTCACagcctgtcccctcccctcctccctctcccctactCTTGCCTACCCGTCCCCCTCCCCGCACtctttcccaccccaccccacccagcagcCTTACTTGTACAGCGTGACGTCTCCATGGGCCTGCACCCCACCTGGGCCCTTGGGTCCTGCTTCCCAGTGCCCAGCAGGTATGGGCCCCGGTGGGGGCCAGGCACTGCGGCCGTCCTGAGGGTGCCGGCCCTCCAGAGCCTCCCTCGGGTTCAGGCGGAGCGTGACTGGGATGACGGGCAGCAGGCTGATGTACCTGGATTCGGACAGTGGGCAGCCTCAGCGGGGGGCCTCCCAGGGCTTCCTCCTGCTGTGCTCGCCAGCcagtcctctccctcctccccaggcagGCCTCAGCTCCACCGGCCAGACTCTCCCAGCATGGGGGGTTGGGGACAGAGGTAGGTCCCTCCCCAGCCCAGCTTAGCAGCCAACTTGCTGTCCCAGATACCAGCACCCAAACAGCCCTGGTGGCCGTGTGGGGtatctccctccccactcctggcACAGGTGGGTGGGTCTCATTCTGGTGAGGGCTGGCAGCCACCAGTGACTCCTCAGAGCAACCTGGGACTCCTCTCTTGGGTTATAGCTGCCTAAACCACCAGTTCCCACCTCACAACCTTATgaactgttttaattatttgcataattcAAACCTGTGGGCCTCCTGCATTGGGGAAAGGGGATGGTGAGTTGACACCATCGAGTGAGGTGGCACCTGGCACGGCCCAGCTCACCTCTTGGCCAGTGTGATGTTGTAATAGCTGAAGAGCGTCGGCCAGTGGCGGAAGGACAATTTCCTCCAAAGTTCCTCATCCTCAGGCCCCCAGGTTACCTCTGGGACTGGGCTGTCATGGACAACCTCTGCTGGACCTCCACGCTCAGGTGACTCGCCTGGCGACGTCTGGTTCTCAGGTAGCTTAGGGGCATCAGGTGGGAAGATGGAGAAGGCAGGGTCCGGGTGGCTGGGGGGCAGCATGCCACTAGGCACGGGCATGGGAGCCAGGGCTCCCTCACCCAATGGGCTCTGTTCCGTCACCTGGGCAGCGAGGTAGTTGCGCAGCCCTGCTGGGTCTGTGTATACCAGGATGCCAATCCAGACAACGGTGCCAGCCTGCAGTGGGGCAGGGGGTACTCAGTGGGAGGAATGGGCCCCAACCCCCAGCAGCTTCAGCCCTCATGCTGAGAGGAAGCAGCACAGGGACCTCAGGCCTGGGGATGGAGAGAGGACACAGGCCCCACTGCGTccttttctcctgcctctccaAGTCCTCCTGCTAACACCTGCCAACACTTGCTGCTGGAGGGGCCTGCTTGCCTTTCCACAGTTAGGGGCTGAGTTTCTTGGCCTGGAAATACACTGAAGCACCCTGAGGTTTGACACAGAATGTCCCCACCCCTAAGCTCCACCTCAGCTGGAGCCAGAAAGCTGCTACCATTCCTACGGTCAGAGGGCCAGCAACCTGACCTGCTCCAGAGTCCCCCAGAGGTCCTAGTCCCAGGGGGCCTCAgccttcctcccatctcagttCAGCTCCCTGGAAGAGGCACTGCTGCCCCAAGGCCAGCCCAGCCCGGCTGGTGAATGATTTTGCCCAGCACTTTCCAGTGTCTGCACACCATGCAGCGGCCGATGAACCCGACCCAGGGCAATGTGGTGGCCACAAGTGGGTCCATCCCAGAGCACTCAACTAACAGGCTCCTGTCCTGGGCCACTCTGGGGAGAGGATGGCTCCTGTACCTGAGAACCCTGGAGCTGCTTCTCCCACAGGCTTATCTCCTCAGAAGCCACTAGGGTCTGGGCAGGGAGGACACAACGGGCAACTCCCCAGAGCCAGGCTTCCAGGGGCCACCAGGGCCTGAGGAATACCCTTTGCCACTCTAAGGCCAAGTGCAGCACCACAAGGGGCCTGGAGCACCGGCCCTCCAgaagagggcagggcagggcaggggtggcAGGTACCATGATGAGGCGCTGTGCCAGGCGGGTGCGGGCCAGGAAGTAGACAACACGCAGCCTCTTGGGGAGCCGCAGGTTTCGGAAGGAAGACGGCTGCAACGTGATGGTGTGGGGTGTGGACGGCCTCACAGCCAGCTGCCGCTCGTAGCGCGTTGGCTGTCCCACTGGCTTGGCTGAGGGCAGGCAGGCCTCAGGGGGCAGTCGCTTGTTCAGGTCTGCTAGCTGTTGGGGGCACAGTGGTCAGGGCCTGAGTCCACCATCCAGAGGCTGCTCGCACAGGACCGCTGTCCTGCCCGAGGTCTACACCCTTCTCACCCAGGACTCCCTCAGTACAGCCAGGGCTGAGGAGGcgggcagggcagggctcagcCCACTCCTACCTCCATCCGGCGAATGTCAATGGACAGGACAGTGGTGAAAAACAGCATCTGAAGGAAGAAGTCAGACACCAGCCCCACGACAGCAAAGAGACAGAACTCCTGGAATCAGAGCACATGGGGATGGGGGGGTGCCGTGACCTCACTGTCCCAGCCCAAGAGGAGCAGTACCCGGACTGCAGCCACCTCATAACCGGCAGGGCAGCAGCAGGCAGGGCACAGCAGAGATGAGAGATGCTGGTTGGTCCTCAGCTCACATACCAGCAGCAGCTCACCCCGTCTCCACCAGGGGGCAGAAGAAACCCTCACACTTTCTTCAGAAAGGGctgaaagggaaggggaagtaCCTTCCCTGAATCTTCCGGTCCCTCTAGAGGGGACTGAAGGCCTGATCCAACCCGGAAACCTCTAAGCCCCACCAGCCTGCTCCCCAAAAAGTCCTTCCCCACTGAGCCCCCGCCCTGCTCATGCATCACCAACCCAGCTAGAGCCCAGGCCTGATTCAGGGGCTCTCAGAAAGGTTCCCAGCCAGCAACTGCCCCGGAacaatgaagagagagagagagggattaaTTCTCTAAAACTGAAAAAGGGTGAGCTCTCTGCTCCCCAAGCTCTGTCAGCAGACAAAATTTTCTGAGATGTCGGTGTTGAGACCTCTAGCACATCACCACAGTGCTACTCCGATCTGGGGTAAGACCATGGAGTGCAGATAGTGGCACAGTGGTTGTCTCAGCTCTAACGTCCCAAGACTGTACCCTATCCTGCAGATACTACTGTTTTTCCAGGAGAAGCAGCCCACAGCCCATCTGTTCTCTGCTCACCCCCATCCCTCAGCTGGCCTGCCAGCCCTGGGGGAAAGACGGGCGAGAAAAGATGGCATCCTCCCCTTCCTGCAACTCCTTCTGGAATGGCTGGCATCAGTCTGGGGTTCCAGCTCAGTGCAGGGCCACCTCCACCTCTGCTCACAGCCCACAGCTGAGTGAGGGCACTTTGCCAAGAGCAGGGTCACTCTGGGCAATGGGTGGTGGCCCTCCCACTGGTCAGGCCAGGCAAGGCCATGCGTCTGGCGACTGCGGCACAGGCCAGGGCCAAGGGAGGAGACCGGAGGAAGGGTCTAGGAACCCCACGGTGCTTCTCCCTCAAAAATGGGAAACAGGTGTGACAAACTGCACAGCCAGTCCCCAGCTCCTGCCATGCCCTTGCAGCCTCCTCCTGCCACTTGgctgaaagggaagcaggcagggaGGGGTAGGAAGACAGGGTCAAGGGCAGAGTCTGCCTGGCTAGGTGCTCAATCTGGGAACCCAGCCAGGGTTTGCTGAGCACTTCTGAGCCAGGCATGCCAGGGGCCATCTGGGTGCTGTAGTGATCTGCTTGCCAGGCAAAGAGGTCCCACCTCAGAAGCAAGGATGCCTGTGCTGAAGAGGGGAGCACCCTGCCCATGGCTGCACAGCTGGGGAGCACAGCAGTTGCTTCCATGCTCATCCAGGTGGCAGGCCTTGGGGCCTTACCTGGATGGCGGGCACTAGGGTGAAGTAGCCGATGAGGATGATGCCCAGCTCCGTGGCCATGTTCTTCATGATGGACCAGCTCTCGCTGCTTAGGCCTGCAGAGGGCAGCAACAGGGCACAGGGCAACACATGGCCACTCTGCGACATGACTCACACAACCTCATGGGCCTCGGAGTGGCAGAGGCATGGCAAGGCCCCCCAGCCCTTTGAAGGAGCCATTCCACCAAAGCACCCCAACCCTCAGGGTCCTGCTAATGCCCAGACTTTAAGGGGCCATCACCACCACACAGCTGCTACGGGGAACGGGTGTTCACAGCCTGGAGGGTGCAGAGGAGAGCTATAATCATCAAAAGAGGGAAGAAGCAGAGTGTGGAGATGAGAAAATCCACAAGGAAAGCCAAGTGCCACCCACAACAACCACATCCAACCTCCGCATGTGGTTCTTGTCTGGTCTGCACGGGCCAGCATGACAGTGTGCCCATCAACCACATGGCAGAAGCACTCGGCGGGTAGAGGACCTGGCTGCGTTCTTCCTCAAGCCCCTTCCTGTAGTGAGCCCTGATCCCACGCTATCACACTGTCGCATGTCTAAGGCTCTGTGCTCTTACTGGGTAAGGACAATTTCGCCCCATCTCTTCCTAACTCCATatccagcacagggcctggcttaTCACAGAGGCTCACAGAGGTCTGGATGAATGGACGGCTGCCTACAGCCCCATTCCTCACAGACATGGGGTGACGAGGAAGAAGAGGCTCAAGTGACCAGGCCTCCAAGGCCAGGCTCTcccttttctcattttccctAGAACCCCAGATCCCCAGTTTCTACCAGCAGGGCCAGAGGGAGCTTTTCTGGCAGCCGTGAAGGCAGCGTCTCTGAAATGGCCAGCCCCCGGGGCTTGGGCCTAGTGTGCTGGAGTGAGGCAGTAAGAGAAAATACTAGGCGCTAAACTCCCCAGACAGAAAGCCACCACCAAACACAAGCCCCACCcacactgaagtgcagtggtgtgatcacggctcactgcagctttgacctcccaggctcaagcaatcctcccacctcagcctcttgagtaggtgggaccacaggtgcatgccaatatgccctgctaatttttctatcttttgtagacatggggtttcaccatgttgcccaggctggtcttgaactcctgggctcaagtgatccacctgcctcagcctcccaaagtgctgggattacaggtgtgagccatggcacccagcctggTTTACTTTCTTACTGACACATGAACCAGGACGAAGTACAGTCCAATGGCCCCATGGCTCCCCAGGGCACACACTCAAGAGCTGCCAGGGCCCAGTGGCCCACTGCATATTATGCCGGAGGCAAGAGCAAGGGACATTTCAAGGGCTCTGTTTGCTCACAGAGCGTTAACAGCAAGAGGAACAGGCCCCATTCCAGCCCCTCCTGCAGCCCTCTGCCCAACTCTCCCACTGCGTTACCTTGGGCGATCCGCAGCTTCACCTCCAGGTCTACCGGGGTTGAGACCACAGACTTGGTGAGCACCAACACATTCTCTAACCCAATAACCACCACAAGGTAGGGGAAAATCTCGCTGGGGACAGAGAAGGAGAAGGTGAGGACAGTGTTGTGGTGGTTCCCAACAGACTGGGGCCCTCAGGAAGGCTGTGGGGTTTCCAGCCTGTCATGGGGGCTGCTGAGTGACTCCCACAGGTGCTGGGCAGAAACCCTCCCTTGTCCACCTCACCCAACAAGACCTGCATCTACACAGCACTCAGCTTTCAGGCAGGCTCCAGAGCCTTGCAGAGGGGCCAGCAGCCATCCTGTCTCTAGCCATCCAGCACAGGAGGGCTGGAAGAGGCCCCTCAGGGAGAGCTGTGCAGCGCCACTGCTAGACCACACTTCTGCTGGCCCTTCCCAGGAGAAGACTGCTGGCTAAAGACAATGACTGCTGCCAAGACCCACACCAGTAACTCTGGGTGGACCCATCACAGCTAAATGCAAGGAGATGAAACCATCCTGAAGGCCCACTCACCTTTGTTGAGAAGCTGTGTGTGGAGAAGAACGACTGTTCCTACACAAAGCTCTACCAGCTATCTGAGCCCACTGTCCCACACTCCCCGCAGCAAACCCTAAGAAAGTCTATGTGCGAGGAACGCCAGCCAAGTTATACCTTGCAGGACCTCTGCTTTGGAGCCGAAGGAAGGGAGGGCCCTGTGAAGGGTATGGCAGACGGTATGGGGGAGGGTGGTGTTTAACAGTGTCAAGCTCAGGAAAGGGAGCAGGTATCTAAGAGCAACGAAACTACCAGAAACAAAATACGACGTCGCTTTTCATACGACCAGCCTGATGGGCCAAAGTGGTGGACAGGCCAATCCATAATCCATTAATAACCATTAATAGACAGGCAGGCGGGCCTAGCCAGAGCCAAGATCAAAGCCTGAGGACAAGCCGAGGGAAGGGCTTCCAGACTAAGGTTCAGAGAGGAGTGGCAAGGGGAAAGTAAACATCAGTGAAAAAGGCGACAAATTACAGTGTGCTCATATCTTCCAAAGAGCTTCCTCTAAAATGACCTATTTCATTAGGCATTTAAATGttctaatcatgaaaaaaaaaatgttctcttcTCTATCTCACACCTCCAGTGGCTTAAGCCATCAAGctgcagtgtgtgtgtggtgtgtgtatatagaatacataaacacagacacacaaatccGACTACACACATGCAATACATACTCATGTATACACAAACATACCAACACACACCCCTTATATACACACCCAGCCCACAAATATGCACTTTTGTACATATGGACACTCACTATAGCTAGATATGCTATATACAAACACAAGTATGAATACAAGCCagacaaagaagaggaagaaaatgtacCTCTTAAATGTCAAAAACAACAATGTGAAGACGTGAGGTCACAGCAAAGTCCAGGGAAGGCCAAGAACCCAGAAGTGCAAGGCTCTCTGGCCTGAGCCCACCCTGTGGCCCAGTGGAGCCTGCTAGGGACCTACCCGCCATTGAGGGTGGGCGTCAGGCCGAAGAGTGTGCAGAGTCCCACAGACATGAGCAGCGAGCTGAGCACTGTGACCACGGCAGCCAGGGCCAGCCCCCACTTGGACTTGACCATGTCGATCTTCCCTGGAGGGCAGAGAGGGCGTATCAGGgcggcccctcccccagcccccggcCCACTGGGGCTCCCGGGAGTAGGTTGCCCTGACAGTCGAGGAAGGGAAAACTCCTGGTTTCACCAAAGGAAAGGGACAGGCACAAGCACTTCCCAGTGTCATGGACACAGTACACCTTTTAGGAACCCTAACCCAGGAAGGGGCTGAAAGTGGGAAGAGCCCCGGCCCCACCCAAGCTCCTAAGACCCTGCTGGGGGACAAAGCCCTAGCTCTGATGACCACCAGGTGTGTTCTATCTCTCTACCCCAAGCCACCTCCAGAGCCAGGGAAGCAGGTGACATGGAAATGCCCGTTTAGCTTGGAGAAAGCCCTCAGCCTCCCTGCCATGAACCTACGCGTGGAGAAGTAGATGTAGGCAAACAAGATGATGTAGGTGGTCACAAGGGGGATGAGCTCAGCGACACCAATCTCCTCCTTGAAGTGCACGTGGACCAGGCTCTCCGCCCGAAGGCTGCAGTTGGGGCTGGGGTGCAGAAGCATCAGGCGGGCACGCAGGCTGCCCAGGAACCTGGtcaaggagcagggtgggggtaAATGGAAGTGTTGCTCTTGGTTCTGGGGACAAAGACAATCCCCGGACAGAGGGTCCATCAGgacctccctcctgcccctgtgTTGAAAGGGAACTTCTCTATGGTGCCTGAGCTTCTCTATAGTCTCCAGGGGCACTGGGAAAATCACAAAGGGGACAAAGTTTTCTCAGGAGCTCCCCCTGCTCCTTTCTTTGTCTCCCTTTCCGGACCTACTCCAAcactctcttttttatttatttatttattttattttttattttttgagacaagagtctcgctgtcgcccaggctggagtgcagtggcgccatctgggctcactgcaagctccgcctcctgggttcacaccatcctcctgcctcagcctcccgagtagctgggactacaggtgcccaccaccacgcccggctaattttttgtatttttagtagagacggggtttcaccgtgttagccaggatggtctcgatctcctgacctcatgatccgcctgcctcggcctcccaaagtctgggattacaggcgtgagccaccgcgcccggcctccaacACTCTTGATTGCCAGAGGCCTAGGAGAGCCGATCAGAAGCACCTCGAGTGCCCTTGCCAATTGGGGAGCTGCCTGCAGTGCCCCACTGGGAAGGACACAGGCCATATAGGGTGCTCAGTAGTAACCAGCTGGGGATGCCTGCCCTAGGCTCAAGAGAGACCAGAGGAGGCACCAGGACACTGAGACCGCCAGCCCTACCTTAGTCCCCTATGCTTAACCAGCTGTCAGGTCATCCCCATTAAAATGTGGTAGACAGCATCATCTAGTCTGAGGGATGTAAACATTCAACAGGAGGCCTGGAAACTCTCCCAAGTTTCCAGGGGGCATTCAGAACACTCTAACCAGAAGAGGGACTACTCAAAGCCTCATGTCACCCAGCAGACCAGTCAAGAGCCCAGGGTACTGTCAATCTTACTTGGCATGGTAGTGCTGGAAGACCAGGGTGATGGTGTAGGAGACCATCCTCTTCCTGGTGTAGAGGCTCACCCCGCTGTACTTCCCAGGAACACCAAATAACAAGTCTGCAAGCAGAAACCAGCAGGTACTGACACAGAAATGACAGCTACTGCAGAGCCACCAAGGACCCCTTTCTCACCCCCACCCTGGGAAACAAAGGGTAAACCCTGATCTGCCtaagcacacatcaaaaagacgGTGACCAATGGGCACCTTTACAGGTCTGAAGGGAACTTGTACTGGGGCTACCTTTGAGTGTGGCTGAAGTCTGCAGGGTTTTAGGCTCGTGCTGGTGGATGGTCCCAATGATGTCAGGATCAGCATGGAAGCGTTCCCAGTCATTCTGCCAGAAGTTCCCAGGGGACAGCAGCAGGCATCCATGCTCAGGGAGTAGGTTCCTGAGCTTCCTAAGGCCTGGCAGCAGGTCGGTCACTTGCAGACACAACTCCTCCAAGCTCCTGATCCCAGAGCTGCACAGGAGACAGGACAAGGCACCTGCTGTGTCTGCCACCACAGGGCAGACCTGCTGTACTTAGGGGACATCCTCTGTCTGTTCTTCAATGCCCCATATTTGCTCTCTGGTATCGCCAAAGAGCCTGACCACTAGGG is drawn from Homo sapiens chromosome 3, GRCh38.p14 Primary Assembly and contains these coding sequences:
- the SCAP gene encoding sterol regulatory element-binding protein cleavage-activating protein isoform X3 — encoded protein: MVSYTITLVFQHYHAKFLGSLRARLMLLHPSPNCSLRAESLVHVHFKEEIGVAELIPLVTTYIILFAYIYFSTRKIDMVKSKWGLALAAVVTVLSSLLMSVGLCTLFGLTPTLNGGEIFPYLVVVIGLENVLVLTKSVVSTPVDLEVKLRIAQGLSSESWSIMKNMATELGIILIGYFTLVPAIQEFCLFAVVGLVSDFFLQMLFFTTVLSIDIRRMELADLNKRLPPEACLPSAKPVGQPTRYERQLAVRPSTPHTITLQPSSFRNLRLPKRLRVVYFLARTRLAQRLIMAGTVVWIGILVYTDPAGLRNYLAAQVTEQSPLGEGALAPMPVPSGMLPPSHPDPAFSIFPPDAPKLPENQTSPGESPERGGPAEVVHDSPVPEVTWGPEDEELWRKLSFRHWPTLFSYYNITLAKRYISLLPVIPVTLRLNPREALEGRHPQDGRSAWPPPGPIPAGHWEAGPKGPGGVQAHGDVTLYKVAALGLATGIVLVLLLLCLYRVLCPRNYGQLGGGPGRRRRGELPCDDYGYAPPETEIVPLVLRGHLMDIECLASDGMLLVSCCLAGHVCVWDAQTGDCLTRIPRPGRQRRDSGVGSGLEAQESWERLSDGGKAGPEEPGDSPPLRHRPRGPPPPSLFGDQPDLTCLIDTNFSAQPRSSQPTQPEPRHRAVCGRSRDSPGYDFSCLVQRVYQEEGLAAVCTPALRPPSPGPVLSQAPEDEGGSPEKGSPSLAWAPSAEGSIWSLELQGNLIVVGRSSGRLEVWDAIEGVLCCSSEEVSSGITALVFLDKRIVAARLNGSLDFFSLETHTALSPLQFRGTPGRGSSPASPVYSSSDTVACHLTHTVPCAHQKPITALKAAAGRLVTGSQDHTLRVFRLEDSCCLFTLQGHSGAITTVYIDQTMVLASGGQDGAICLWDVLTGSRVSHVFAHRGDVTSLTCTTSCVISSGLDDLISIWDRSTGIKFYSIQQDLGCGASLGVISDNLLVTGGQGCVSFWDLNYGDLLQTVYLGKNSEAQPARQILVLDNAAIVCNFGSELSLVYVPSVLEKLD
- the SCAP gene encoding sterol regulatory element-binding protein cleavage-activating protein isoform X2 — protein: MTLTERLREKISRAFYNHGLLCASYPIPIILFTGFCILACCYPLLKLPLPGTGPVEFTTPVKDYSPPPVDSDRKQGEPTEQPEWYVGAPVAYVQQIFVKSSVFPWHKNLLAVDVFRSPLSRAFQLVEEIRNHVLRDSSGIRSLEELCLQVTDLLPGLRKLRNLLPEHGCLLLSPGNFWQNDWERFHADPDIIGTIHQHEPKTLQTSATLKDLLFGVPGKYSGVSLYTRKRMVSYTITLVFQHYHAKFLGSLRARLMLLHPSPNCSLRAESLVHVHFKEEIGVAELIPLVTTYIILFAYIYFSTRKIDMVKSKWGLALAAVVTVLSSLLMSVGLCTLFGLTPTLNGGEIFPYLVVVIGLENVLVLTKSVVSTPVDLEVKLRIAQGLSSESWSIMKNMATELGIILIGYFTLVPAIQEFCLFAVVGLVSDFFLQMLFFTTVLSIDIRRMELADLNKRLPPEACLPSAKPVGQPTRYERQLAVRPSTPHTITLQPSSFRNLRLPKRLRVVYFLARTRLAQRLIMAGTVVWIGILVYTDPAGLRNYLAAQVTEQSPLGEGALAPMPVPSGMLPPSHPDPAFSIFPPDAPKLPENQTSPGESPERGGPAEVVHDSPVPEVTWGPEDEELWRKLSFRHWPTLFSYYNITLAKRYISLLPVIPVTLRLNPREALEGRHPQDGRSAWPPPGPIPAGHWEAGPKGPGGVQAHGDVTLYKVAALGLATGIVLVLLLLCLYRVLCPRNYGQLGGGPGRRRRGELPCDDYGYAPPETEIVPLVLRGHLMDIECLASDGMLLVSCCLAGHVCVWDAQTGDCLTRIPRPGQRRDSGVGSGLEAQESWERLSDGGKAGPEEPGDSPPLRHRPRGPPPPSLFGDQPDLTCLIDTNFSAQPRSSQPTQPEPRHRAVCGRSRDSPGYDFSCLVQRVYQEEGLAAVCTPALRPPSPGPVLSQAPEDEGGSPEKGSPSLAWAPSAEGSIWSLELQGNLIVVGRSSGRLEVWDAIEGVLCCSSEEVSSGITALVFLDKRIVAARLNGSLDFFSLETHTALSPLQFRGTPGRGSSPASPVYSSSDTVACHLTHTVPCAHQKPITALKAAAGRLVTGSQDHTLRVFRLEDSCCLFTLQGHSGAITTVYIDQTMVLASGGQDGAICLWDVLTGSRVSHVFAHRGDVTSLTCTTSCVISSGLDDLISIWDRSTGIKFYSIQQDLGCGASLGVISDNLLVTGGQGCVSFWDLNYGDLLQTVYLGKNSEAQPARQILVLDNAAIVCNFGSELSLVYVPSVLEKLD
- the SCAP gene encoding sterol regulatory element-binding protein cleavage-activating protein isoform X4; the encoded protein is MLLHPSPNCSLRAESLVHVHFKEEIGVAELIPLVTTYIILFAYIYFSTRKIDMVKSKWGLALAAVVTVLSSLLMSVGLCTLFGLTPTLNGGEIFPYLVVVIGLENVLVLTKSVVSTPVDLEVKLRIAQGLSSESWSIMKNMATELGIILIGYFTLVPAIQEFCLFAVVGLVSDFFLQMLFFTTVLSIDIRRMELADLNKRLPPEACLPSAKPVGQPTRYERQLAVRPSTPHTITLQPSSFRNLRLPKRLRVVYFLARTRLAQRLIMAGTVVWIGILVYTDPAGLRNYLAAQVTEQSPLGEGALAPMPVPSGMLPPSHPDPAFSIFPPDAPKLPENQTSPGESPERGGPAEVVHDSPVPEVTWGPEDEELWRKLSFRHWPTLFSYYNITLAKRYISLLPVIPVTLRLNPREALEGRHPQDGRSAWPPPGPIPAGHWEAGPKGPGGVQAHGDVTLYKVAALGLATGIVLVLLLLCLYRVLCPRNYGQLGGGPGRRRRGELPCDDYGYAPPETEIVPLVLRGHLMDIECLASDGMLLVSCCLAGHVCVWDAQTGDCLTRIPRPGRQRRDSGVGSGLEAQESWERLSDGGKAGPEEPGDSPPLRHRPRGPPPPSLFGDQPDLTCLIDTNFSAQPRSSQPTQPEPRHRAVCGRSRDSPGYDFSCLVQRVYQEEGLAAVCTPALRPPSPGPVLSQAPEDEGGSPEKGSPSLAWAPSAEGSIWSLELQGNLIVVGRSSGRLEVWDAIEGVLCCSSEEVSSGITALVFLDKRIVAARLNGSLDFFSLETHTALSPLQFRGTPGRGSSPASPVYSSSDTVACHLTHTVPCAHQKPITALKAAAGRLVTGSQDHTLRVFRLEDSCCLFTLQGHSGAITTVYIDQTMVLASGGQDGAICLWDVLTGSRVSHVFAHRGDVTSLTCTTSCVISSGLDDLISIWDRSTGIKFYSIQQDLGCGASLGVISDNLLVTGGQGCVSFWDLNYGDLLQTVYLGKNSEAQPARQILVLDNAAIVCNFGSELSLVYVPSVLEKLD